A region from the Andrena cerasifolii isolate SP2316 chromosome 11, iyAndCera1_principal, whole genome shotgun sequence genome encodes:
- the LOC143374546 gene encoding uncharacterized protein LOC143374546 isoform X3 — MPPLYGDDQSSSQTQQAANLQTHSSKFPIEREVVLSSGDKNSKIPILHEYKQRTAGRVAIAPDAPIKQQAWVQEGTQMQEVRQEGQAKSYHPPESYASMSAAPAPRPTKIDEEKSKSLSRTYHTIKDMISSRFGQSRKDAEPEPEASLNNVTEELRKSSRSIDEEEVKKKEGIYGKPRAQEPPVNMQQYSKNACGQYGHSYSYMSNQQNVPLPGQLQPTPQIQPNLPGQSAQLHVSHHTPPGGVQTVHQTQVPGFGQSGTGGQQVQNVARDFVVQGPSGLPSQQLHQGLHQNPPNQAQATQAQKPHGLPMQQHQVSNAMQPSSQAFQSPQQLLHQNQNHHQSPRFSQQHAQNMHQRQLIQQMHQQQLSGQQNSQAGVRNVQQTYFSNNVSYQQYQQARQAMSRSQIDLPSTSRQTQEVRLSGQEVYYHYAQGRPRYGVPQVYMKAESNQEVEFQRRNSIKGIEKAASQPQLCYEDERVNEQPRNPVDTMKTLTVDPLDKERYEITVENHGLGEFGRNGSQRKDDYRPETSFGIRRDEPIRCSKREQEQFGVPSQEGQESEGASVQKRIEELQKKADENHYGPKTQKEAMEPDAARSSTGPKIGNGDGSKRVENQYTKDSTVKLESRKDELEHGISRLKIQNQGSGSDYDKAGQSSSNVDSGRGSAVYSSGRRPPPEDQAHPPVQDSEWVDIVESELRSILEPRDVPAMAHSTLSESVSSVTPPLPPLSPHESPRAPRNRYTASLPYGSKPNYSDYSKAMEKRGFSSSSKHRGASTSKKEVAKKFSHLFGIEAADLTSTTTGLDLDSMLDRSDSDLSTNDARTIRKQLEGLENMYSEVLKLLGGSVKKRRKARGLASYGSVSSLPTSSVSSRPVTRHHDKRRSHAIDDRMKKAKDIKSINKRFQRLESHVVTLARSVAHLSSEMRTQHLMIQEMENIRGEIAALRTQTSMAMVRSQSQPLIKDSELPALSNPSRVKKLTKFFGTEPPLIRLFLRELGYEKYANAFEKEKVGMVELPYLSEERLQKMGVPLGPRLRILQEARISVCKDPIYVV, encoded by the exons GGAACTCAGATGCAAGAAGTGAGACAAGAGGGTCAAGCGAAGAGTTATCATCCCCCGGAATCTTACGC GTCGATGTCAGCCGCACCAGCGCCAAGGCCGACGAAGATCGACGAGGAGAAGAGTAAGTCCCTGTCGAGAACTTATCACACGATTAAGGACATGATATCCAGCCGTTTCGGGCAGAGCCGCAAAGACGCTGAACCGGAACCGGAGGCCAGCTTGAACAACGTCACTGAGGAATTAAGGAAGTCTAGCAGGAGCATCGACGAGGAGGAagtgaaaaaaaaggaaggcaTTTATGGGAAGCCGCGTGCACAGGAGCCCCCTGTTAATATGCAGCAGTACTCGAAGAATGCTTGCG GTCAATATGGACATTCGTACAGTTATATGAGCAATCAGCAGAACGTGCCCCTTCCTGGACAACTTCAGCCGACGCCACAGATTCAACCTAATTTACCAGGTCAAAGTGCTCAGCTCCACGTGTCGCATCATACCCCACCTGGAGGAGTTCAAACGGTCCATCAAACTCAAGTTCCTGGTTTCGGCCAATCAGGGACAGGTGGCCAACAGGTGCAAAATGTTGCGAGGGATTTCGTTGTTCAGGGGCCATCTGGACTGCCGAGTCAGCAATTGCATCAAGGACTTCACCAGAATCCTCCGAACCag GCTCAAGCTACACAAGCGCAAAAGCCCCACGGCCTACCAATGCAGCAGCATCAAGTAAGCAACGCGATGCAACCGTCCAGTCAGGCCTTCCAAAGTCCACAGCAGCTCCTGCATCAGAACCAGAACCATCACCAGAGTCCTAGGTTCTCCCAGCAGCACGCCCAGAACATGCACCAGCGGCAGCTGATCCAGCAGATGCACCAACAGCAGCTATCCGGCCAACAAAACAGCCAGGCAGGTGTCAGGAACGTGCAGCAGACCTATTTCTCGAACAACGTGTCCTACCAGCAGTACCAACAAGCCAGACAGGCCATGTCAAGGTCTCAGATCGACTTGCCCAGCACCTCTAGGCAGACACAGGAAGTGAGGCTTTCCGGCCAGGAGGTTTACTACCACTACGCCCAGGGTCGGCCGAGGTACGGCGTGCCACAGGTGTACATGAAGGCCGAAAGTAACCAGGAGGTCGAGTTCCAGCGGCGCAACTCGATAAAAGGTATCGAGAAAGCCGCGTCCCAGCCGCAGCTCTGCTACGAGGACGAGAGGGTGAACGAGCAGCCTAGAAACCCCGTCGACACCATGAAGACCCTCACAGTGGACCCACTGGACAAAGAGAGGTACGAGATCACGGTGGAGAACCACGGACTCGGTGAGTTCGGGAGGAATGGCTCCCAACGGAAGGACGACTACAGGCCAGAAACTAGCTTCGGCATACGCAGAGACGAGCCAATTAGATGCTCGAAAAGAGAACAAGAGCAGTTTGGAGTTCCCAGCCAGGAGGGCCAGGAATCTGAGGGGGCCTCGGTGCAAAAGAGAATCGAGGAGCTGCAAAAGAAGGCGGACGAGAATCATTATGGCCCGAAAACGCAAAAGGAGGCTATGGAACCAGACGCGGCGAGGAGTTCGACTGGTCCAAAGATCGGGAATGGCGACGGATCGAAACGAGTGGAGAATCAATATACAAAGGATTCCACTGTGAAATTGGAGAGCAGGAAAGACGAGCTGGAGCACGGTATCAGCCGATTGAAGATCCAGAATCAGGGATCTGGATCGGATTACGACAAAGCTGGACAGAGTTCCTCGAATGTTGACTCGGGGAGGGGCTCCGCTGTTTATTCCAGCGGAAGGCGACCACCGCCCGAGGACCAAGCCCACCCTCCAG TGCAAGATTCGGAGTGGGTGGACATAGTGGAATCAGAGCTAAGGAGTATTCTAGAGCCGCGAGATGTCCCTGCAATGGCGCATTCCACTCTGTCTGAAAGTGTATCATCAGTTACGCCACCACTGCCGCCGCTCTCGCCACATGAAAGTCCCAGAGCCCCGAGAAATCGATACACGGCGAG TTTACCATACGGATCGAAACCTAATTACAGCGATTACAGCAAGGCCATGGAGAAGAGAGGGTTCTCGAGCAGCTCGAAGCATCGTGGTGCCTCGACATCCAAGAAAGAAGTGGCGAAGAAGTTCTCCCATC TTTTCGGGATAGAAGCGGCCGACTTAACTTCGACAACGACTGGTCTCGATTTGGACTCCATGTTGGACAGGAGCGACTCCGATTTAAGCACGAACGACGCGAGGACCATTAGGAAACAATTAGAGGGGCTGGAAAATATGTACAGTGAG GTATTGAAGCTGCTCGGCGGAAGCGTAAAGAAAAGACGAAAGGCCAGAGGCCTTGCCAGTTACGGTTCCGTCTCGTCGTTGCCGACGTCATCTGTCTCGTCCAGGCCTGTCACAAGGCATCACGACAAACGTAGGTCCCACGCGATCGACGACAGGATGAAGAAAGCCAAAGACATCAAG AGCATTAACAAACGTTTCCAACGGTTAGAGTCTCACGTAGTTACACTTGCCAGATCCGTGGCACATCTTAGTTCGGAGATGAGAACGCAACACTTAATGATACAG GAAATGGAGAACATAAGGGGCGAGATTGCTGCTCTCAGGACACAGACGAGCATGGCAATGGTGAGATCGCAGTCCCAGCCTCTGATCAAGGACTCCGAGTTGCCAGCCCTCTCCAATCCTTCGAGGGTGAAAAAGCTTACCAAGTTCTTCGGCACGGAACCACCTCTCATCAGACTGTTCCTGAGGGAACTTGGGTATGAG AAATACGCAAACGCGTTTGAGAAAGAGAAGGTCGGAATGGTGGAGCTTCCCTACCTAAGCGAGGAGCGGCTGCAGAAAATGGGCGTTCCCTTGGGACCGAGGCTAAGAATTCTTCAAGAAGCAAGGATATCGGTGTGCAAGGATCCAATTTATGTAGTCTGA